The window CGTCCGACGTTCGGTGCGCGTTGTCAGGAACCTGGCCTGCCATAAGCGATGTCAGCGGCATCCACGTCGAGCGCTGCGTCTCCGCCAACGCTGCGACGGGTGGTTTGCCCTGGACGGTGAGTGGGACGACGCCTCGTCCGTCGCCGGCGCAGTGAGCGGGCTCGCTCGCGACGAGCTTGGCCCGGCAGGCGAGTGGGCGATCGTGGTAGATGCCGCAGGTCTCGTCGTCTTCAAGGAACGGACACGCGACCTTCGCCATCGCCCAACGCCGCCCGAGGTCGGCCGCGATTTCGCCCGGAATCCCTTCGCGCGAGCCGTCGATCGCGTCGAGCAGATCAAGCAGCCCGAGCT of the Planctomycetota bacterium genome contains:
- a CDS encoding YkgJ family cysteine cluster protein, translated to MPLEDALPDVYAALADELGSLATRATCRSGCSACCHQLVPVAPAELRRMRKVVDDMSTERQGAVADRFAKTRDTLDELGLLDLLDAIDGSREGIPGEIAADLGRRWAMAKVACPFLEDDETCGIYHDRPLACRAKLVASEPAHCAGDGRGVVPLTVQGKPPVAALAETQRSTWMPLTSLMAGQVPDNAHRTSDAWRTAFARAR